The nucleotide sequence TGGCGTATTGGCCAAGAAACGGCAATTCCCAAGATTCGCCGGTTAAAGCTTTAATCAGGCCAACAAGAGAGAAGATAACTAAAATAAAACTGCCGAAAATCGCGATAAGCCAGCCCAAAAAAGGAATCCAGCCCACCATCACTAAAAAAACCCAAGCCACAAAAAGCACCATACCTTGCTTGCCGTGAAATTGGCAAAACGGGCTGTCTTTTTTGGCTAAAAGCGGAATCAAAAATAAAATCCAAATATAGCCGATGGCGGCTAATACCTTATTGTCTTCAATGTCTTTGTTAATTGGCTGATTATCCATAAATTTTGTTATTATTTATCTATTTTTTAAATTATATCATATTTAAAAATAAAAAACCACGGATTAGAAATAACCCGTGGTTAAGGGTAAGGTAATTTTAGTTAACGAAAGAAACGACTTTACCCCTCTTCTTCATAGCTATTTAGCCACTTTTGGAATTCTGGAGAATTGGTGTCATCAGAAGAATTTCCCTCTTGCAGGTTTTTTTGCCATTTTCCATACGATTCCACCATCTCTCTTTTTGTTTCGATAGAAAGGGGTTTAAGAATATCTTCGGAATTAGTATTGCAAGCACAGCCTTTAATTTTTTTAAACCTTTCTTCTACCTCCGCATCGGTTAATTTTCCCGCCATCTTAGTTCCTCCTATATTTGGGTTAAAATGAACTATTTTTCTATTTTTAGTATATCCCTTTGATAAATCAACGTCAACATCCTGCGGCTTGCCAGCGCTCGCCAATTCCCTTATAATAAAGTGGCTAATTAATAAATCAATTTTATGGATGTATTTTTGTGGATTATTGCCATTATCGTCTTTATCATCCTCGTTTCCCTGCGCCAAATCAACCAATACCAACGGGGAGTTAAATTCCTTATGGGCAGATACCAGCGGACGGAAAATCCCGGCTGGCGCATCGTGATTCCGATTTTTCAGCAGATGAAGAAAGTTGATATGCGCGTTAAAGCCGTGGATGTGC is from Patescibacteria group bacterium and encodes:
- a CDS encoding DUF4870 domain-containing protein; protein product: MDNQPINKDIEDNKVLAAIGYIWILFLIPLLAKKDSPFCQFHGKQGMVLFVAWVFLVMVGWIPFLGWLIAIFGSFILVIFSLVGLIKALTGESWELPFLGQYAKKINL